In a single window of the Papaver somniferum cultivar HN1 chromosome 8, ASM357369v1, whole genome shotgun sequence genome:
- the LOC113306840 gene encoding NAD(P)H-quinone oxidoreductase subunit T, chloroplastic-like, translated as MAASTATLPPAFPPSLNNNSKRVPTRRRFGSNISKPVKTVISQRRSRLVFHHVCRAAASSAEGEAGSSSSNQQKPINRAPPGVDTRIHWDNLEDGWIGGSTATNSSQSTKGEAGGEGKYSSQQESFLGQDFPDLLNSASNDSHYQFLGISAEADLEEIRAAYRRLSKEYHPDTTLLPLKAASEKFMKLRDIYDILSNEETRRFYDWTLAQEAASRQAEKMRIKFEDPYEQEVKRYVPQPDLVDRLGGKNLQLSDQAMSALTFDAAILVFSIFCIVYVAFFKDQ; from the exons ATGGCTGCTTCAACTGCAACATTACCTCCAGCCTTTCCTCCCTCACTTAACAATAATTCAAAGAGAGTCCCTACTCGAAGAAGATTTGGTAGTAATATTTCAAAACCGGTTAAAACCGTCATATCTCAGAGAAGAAGTAGATTAGTATTCCACCATGTTTGTCGTGCTGCTGCCTCTTCTGCAGAAGGAGAAGCAGGGTCATCATCCTCCAACCAACAGAAACCAATTAATAGAGCTCCACCAGGTGTAGACACCAGAATTCACTGGGATAATTTGGAGGATGGATGGATAGGAGGTAGCACAGCCACTAATTCATCGCAGTCCACGAAAGGCGAGGCAGGCGGTGAAGGCAAGTACTCTTCTCAACAAGAGAGCTTTCTTGGCCAGGATTTCCCTGATTTGCTCAATAGTGCTTCCAACGATTCCCATTATCA GTTTCTGGGAATATCAGCAGAAGCAGATTTGGAAGAGATCAGAGCAGCATATCGGCGACTATCAAAAGAATATCATCCAGACACAACACTGCTTCCACTAAAAGCTGCGTCAGAAAAATTCATGAAGTTAAGAGATATATATGACATATTAAGCAACGAAGAAACTCGGCGTTTCTATGATTGGACTTTAGCTCAAGAAGCAGCCAGTCGGCAAGCTGAGAAGATGAGAATAAAGTTTGAAGATCCTTATGAGCAAGAAGTGAAAAGGTATGTGCCCCAACCAgacttggtcgatcgacttggtGGGAAGAACTTGCAGTTGAGTGATCAGGCAATGTCTGCTCTTACCTTTGATGCTGCCATTTTAGTTTTTTCCATATTTTGTATAGTTTACGTCGCATTCTTTAAGGATCAATAG